The following is a genomic window from Sphingobacterium spiritivorum.
TTAAATTAGGTATATCCTGAAAAGCAGTTGTTTTTGTATTGTCAATAAGAATAAGTTCAAATGATACTCCGGGTAGGTGCGCAGCAATGGACGCCAGACACTTCCGGGTATATTGATCCTGATGGAATAAAGGGATAATAATGGACACTAGCGGTTCTTCAAATACAGGAAAGCTTATTTCATTTCCGGCAATAGAAAAGTAGTTCGAATCAATATATCGATATTCCTTTTTTAAATAATTAATATGCCGTCTTTTATGAATATAAGGTCTGAAGTATCTACGTAGTCCCATTTTTTAAGTTCTGTGTACTGATTATAATGTTAAAGGTTTCTAGTGGCTTTGTTGAAGGTCTAATTTGAAACCATCCCATATGCCTGAGAGCACTTTTTTTATGAACGATTTTTTTTCCGAAGAACTTAGGTCTTTTCTCCTGTAAACAGCTTTCATTAATCGCCATCTGTTTTTGATCGCTTTGTAAATATTACCTCCATATTTTCTACATAACCAGATTCTGTTTCGGGTCATATAGTACTCATAGGTTTCTCCACGGGAGCTATCTGTCTGATATGCTTTGACATCCGTATTGATAGCAATTTTCCATCTTTTAGACTGTTTGATACGATAACACCATTCAGATTCTTCGTAATACATAAAAAGGTGCTCGTACATAAAGCCCATATCTTCAAGTACTTCCCATCGGAAGAGCATGGCACTACCTGTTACATACTCCAGATTATAGTTTAATCCTGTTATAGATACATCCTGCAGTTCCAGTAAGCAGTTAACATGTCCCCCTTCAAATCCCCTTTTCGGTCTTAATATTCCTCCGTCTGAAAAAATCATGTTTTCTTTATCTTTAAACATGATTCGTGGTCCCACTACTGCCAGATCTGGATCCTGAGCAAGGTTGTTACATAATTCCGATATACAGTTGGCATCAATATATATATCCGGATTGAGGATCAAAAAGAAATTTTTGCCATCACTTTTTGCTTTTTTTATTGCCCAGTTATTGGCGTGAGCATAACCTAAGTTACTCCCCATCTCATGAAAAAAAAGGTTAGTATCCCTGCAAAATCCGGCAAGGTTCTGACCGTCAGATGAATCATTATCAATGATATAAAAACACGTCTTTTCTATACCTTCATCCAGAAGAGTATTGACCTGACGACGGACATCCATACTTGAATTATAGTTCAGAATAATTATTGCTAATTCTTCTAATATCTGATTTTTGTTCATATTTGCAATATTGCAAAATTAGTTAAATTAACGCTGTAAATAAATGTTCCATAAGAAGATTTTATATTTCATGCCTGAGAATCCTTTTTCCTCAGAAGCTGGTAATTTGACGAGATGTCGTCAAATCCTCAGCTATTTTGAACAGAGAAAAGAGAAAATGCAAGTTGATTTTATTTCATTTATAAACTGGAATGAGGAGAGTATAATTAAATTTAAAAATCATTATCCTAATATAAAATTAAGAATAGTACCTTTTAAAATGAAGAAAGGTAATATTATTCAGTATTTTTTAAATGATAAGCTTCAGAAGGAAATTAATAATATGCTGAAAGACAGTGATATAGATAGGGTTTCTCCTTATTTCAAAAGACAATTGAAGCGAATCATAGCTGAAGAACGTTATGATACGGTGATTATTAGTTATGCGGAGTATGGAAATGTGATCGATAAAGATATAAAAGCATATTCAATCATAGATACTCATGATTTTATTACATTACAACATATAGCAAAAGAGAGCAAAAGCAAATCTTCAAAAATGGGAAGCAGATTAGAATCCGAAATGAAGATATTAAAGAAATTTGATGAGATCTGGACGTATTCTGTGGAAGAACAGTTTATTTATGAGCAGTTTACGAAAAAGAAAGTCAGCTTGTTGCCAATCTCCTTTGATAGTAATAAAAGTAATATTGTATTAAAAGACAGAGTATACGACATACTTTATGTGGCTAGTGATAATTTTCATAATATCCGAAGTATGGAATGGTTTCAGGAATCAGTCCTGCCTTTAATCGGGCAATTCAAAATAGGAATTGTTGGGAAAATAGGACGTGTCGTTAAAGATGCAGATAATATTGTAAAGTTAGGTATGGTTGACGACTTAGAGAAAGTCTATCAAAATGCTAAAATCTGCATTTGCCCTATGTTAAGTGGTACCGGAATAAAGATTAAGGTTTTAGAAGCACTTTCTTACGGATTGCCAGTCGTCACAAACAGGAGGGGGATAGACGGTCTTATTAATAAAAGTCAAAACGGATGTCTTGTTGCTCAGGATCCTGCCGAATTTGCAAGTCGTATTATACAACTGCTAACAGATCACCAATATTATGAAAAAATATCCGATGAGGGGGATAACTATTTTAGAAATAATCATAGTCGTAAGCGTGAGGTGGAAATTTTGGATCGAATTATGTTGAATAATTAAGAAGGAATAAGATTTATGAAAACTACAGGATTAGCGAACATATGAAAGTATCATTAATTATATCTACATATAATTGGCCTGTTGCATTGTCATTATGCCTGAAAAGTATTCTTACACAATCCACTTTCCCGGATGAGATTTTGATCGCAGATGATGGCTCAGGAGAAGAAACTGCGGAGGTAATTAAGAGGTATCAACAGATCTTTCCTTTTCCTGTTATACATGTCTGGCAGCCTGACGAGGGTTTTCAGAAGACGAAAATATGGAACAAAACTCTGGTTCGCTGCTCAGGTGACTATATTGTACAGATTGATGGAGATGTGTTACTACACTCCTGTTTTGTTGAAGATCATATTAAGTTTGCTAAACCCAATTCATTTGTCAGAGCAAGTAGAGTTTATATGGACCAAGAATACTCTACAAAAAAGATCAGCGAGATGTCTGTAAACGTTAATCCTTTTTCTAAAGGTGTGTCTAATTTCTTCAGTGCTTTCCGGTTCCGTCCGTTTTGGAGCTTCTTTGAAACAAACTATAAAGTCAAAGGAAATGAAAAATGGGAAATACACGGATGTAATATGGCCTTTTGGAAAAAGGATGCAATTAAGGTGAATGGCTATAACGAAGATTTTGTCGGTTGGGGTCCTGAGGATAAAGAATTCATTGCCCGCCTTATGAACAGTGGGGTAAATAAAAGATTTCTGAAATTCGGAGGAATTGTATTTCATCTTTGGCATAAGATAAATACTAGAGAGAGGTTGCTAAAAAATGAAGAGCTCTTTGAGCTAACCAAACAAAAGAAACTTACCTATTGCAATAACGGTATTGATAAATATATATAAGCTGCCCCTAAATTAAGCTCCATTTATGGATTAGAAAGAATATCTTTGCGAAAAAACATCTTGTATTGGAAGTTTCACTGATTATAACCACCTACAACAGACCGGATGCACTGGAAGCAGTACTGGTTTCGGTTTGTGGATTGCATATCAAACCTCAGCAGGTAATTATTGCGGATGATGGCTCAGGAGAGGCTACTGCAGCTGTTATCGATAAGTATCAATCCATACTCCCTATTCCGCTATTACATGCCTGGCAACCTGATAACGGTTTCAGAGCTGCCGAGATCCGTAATAAAGC
Proteins encoded in this region:
- a CDS encoding glycosyltransferase, with the translated sequence MNKNQILEELAIIILNYNSSMDVRRQVNTLLDEGIEKTCFYIIDNDSSDGQNLAGFCRDTNLFFHEMGSNLGYAHANNWAIKKAKSDGKNFFLILNPDIYIDANCISELCNNLAQDPDLAVVGPRIMFKDKENMIFSDGGILRPKRGFEGGHVNCLLELQDVSITGLNYNLEYVTGSAMLFRWEVLEDMGFMYEHLFMYYEESEWCYRIKQSKRWKIAINTDVKAYQTDSSRGETYEYYMTRNRIWLCRKYGGNIYKAIKNRWRLMKAVYRRKDLSSSEKKSFIKKVLSGIWDGFKLDLQQSH
- a CDS encoding glycosyltransferase — protein: MPENPFSSEAGNLTRCRQILSYFEQRKEKMQVDFISFINWNEESIIKFKNHYPNIKLRIVPFKMKKGNIIQYFLNDKLQKEINNMLKDSDIDRVSPYFKRQLKRIIAEERYDTVIISYAEYGNVIDKDIKAYSIIDTHDFITLQHIAKESKSKSSKMGSRLESEMKILKKFDEIWTYSVEEQFIYEQFTKKKVSLLPISFDSNKSNIVLKDRVYDILYVASDNFHNIRSMEWFQESVLPLIGQFKIGIVGKIGRVVKDADNIVKLGMVDDLEKVYQNAKICICPMLSGTGIKIKVLEALSYGLPVVTNRRGIDGLINKSQNGCLVAQDPAEFASRIIQLLTDHQYYEKISDEGDNYFRNNHSRKREVEILDRIMLNN
- a CDS encoding glycosyltransferase family 2 protein, with product MKVSLIISTYNWPVALSLCLKSILTQSTFPDEILIADDGSGEETAEVIKRYQQIFPFPVIHVWQPDEGFQKTKIWNKTLVRCSGDYIVQIDGDVLLHSCFVEDHIKFAKPNSFVRASRVYMDQEYSTKKISEMSVNVNPFSKGVSNFFSAFRFRPFWSFFETNYKVKGNEKWEIHGCNMAFWKKDAIKVNGYNEDFVGWGPEDKEFIARLMNSGVNKRFLKFGGIVFHLWHKINTRERLLKNEELFELTKQKKLTYCNNGIDKYI